gaagaagaagaaggaggaagaggaggagagacaggaggcacTGAGacaacaggaagaggagaggaaggataaGCACCGGAAAATGGAGGCAGAAAGAGAAGTAGTACGACAGTCCATCAGGGACAAGGTGAGCACTGCAGCAGTCCACAAACTAGTCTGAAACTATTTTACATTCAAGGTAGCCCGcccccctttaaaaaaaactccAGCCCCAACTccaacatttctccagcccccaaCTTTCACCTGTACACTGCACctaaaaatgtgttgttgttctTTTAACcctagattgcccctttaatgtcAATTAGAAATaatgtacagagccttcagaaagtattcacacccctttgacttattccacatgttgttgtgttacagcctgaattgaaaatggattaaatagattttgttCTAATTCATCTACACCCAATACTTCATAAGGACaacgtgaaaacaggtttttagaaatgtttgcaaatgtattggaaATTAAATCCAGTAATAtctcatttccataagtattcacacccctgagtcagtacatgttagaatcatctttggcaACTATTACAGTGGTGAGACTgcctgggtgagtctctaagagctttcaacACCTGGACTGTACAgtatttgcccatttattattttcaaaattcttcaagctctgtcaaatttgttgttaatcattgctagacaactattttcaggtcttgccatagattttcaagtagatttaagtcaaaactgtaactcaaccattcaggaacattcattgaccacttggtaagcaactctagtgtagatttggccttgtgttttatgttattgtcctgctgaaaggtgagttcatctcccagtgtctagtagaaagcagactgaaccaggttttactctaggattttacctgtgcttagatccattccatattttattttatccttgaaaactccccagtccttaatgattacaatcatacccataacatgatgcagccaccactatacaTGATTCAGTATTGTGTTTTATCAAACTAAAAACTTTGAATTcgggacaaaaagttaattactttgccacatttcttgcagtattactttagtgccttgttgcaaacaggaagcatgttttggaaaattgttattctatacaggcttccttcttttcacagtcatttagatttgttattgtggagcaactacaatgttgttgatccatcctcagttttctcctatcacagccattaaactctgcaactgttttaaagttgCCATtctcctcatggtgaaatccctgagtggtttccttcctctctggcaactgagttaggaaggacacctgtatctttgtactgACTATGTGTAttggtacaccatccaaagtgtaattaataacttcactatggtcaaagggatattcaatgttagaattcttatttttacccatctaccaatacgtgcccttctttgtgaggcattagaaaacctccctggtctttgttgttgaatctgtgtctgaaattcactgctcaactgagagaccttacagatcattttgtgtgtggggtgcagagatgaggtagtcattcaaaaatcatggtaaacattattattgcacatagagtgagtcaaatcaaatcaaactatatttgtcacatgcgccgaatacaacaggtgtagagcttacagtgaaatgctgaatacaacaggttagacctcacagtgaaatgctgaatacaacaggttagaccttacagtgaaatgctgaatacaacaggttagaccttacagtgaaatgctgaatacaacaggttagaccttacagtgaaatgctgaatacaacaggttagaccttacagtgaaatgctgaatacaacaggtgtagtagaccttacagtgaaatgctgaatacaacaggtgtagtagaccttacagtgaaatgctgaatacaacaggtgtagtagacatacagtgaaatgctgaatacaacaggtgtagtagaccttacagtgaaatgctgaatacaacaggtgtagttgaccatacagtgaaaagctgaatacaaaaggtgtagtagaccttacagtgaaatgctgaatacaacaggtgtagtagaccttacagtgaaatgctgaatacaacaggtgtagtagaccttacagtgaaatgctgaatacaacaggtgtagaccttacagtgaaatgctgaatacaacaggttagacctcacagtgaaatgctgaatacaacaggtgtagtagaccttacagtgaaattctgaatacaacaggttagacctcacagtgaaattctgaatacaacaggttagacctcacagtgaaatgctgaatacaacaggtgtagtagaccttacagtgaaatgatgaatacaacaggtgtagtagacctcacagtgaaatgctgaatacaacaggtgtagtagacctcagagtgaaatgctgaatacaacaggtgtagtagaccttacagtgaaatgctgaatacaacaggtgtagtagaccttacagtgaaatgctgaatacaacaggtgtagtagaccttacagtgaaatgctgaatacaacaggtgtagtagaccttacagtgaaatgctgaatacaacaggtgtagtagaccttacagtgaaatgctgaatacaacaggtgtagaccttacagtgaaatgctgaatacaacaggttagacctcacagtgaaatgctgaatacaacaggtgtagtagaccttacagtgaaatgctgaatacaacaggtgtagtagaccctacagtgaaatgctgaatacaacaggttagacctcacagtgaaatgatgaatacaacaggtgtagtagacctcacagtgaaatgctgaatacaacaggtgtagtagaccttacagtgaaatgctgaatacaacaggtgtagtagacctcacagtgaaatgatgaatacaacaggtgtagtagaccttacagtgaaatgctgaatacaacaggtgtagtagacctcacagtgaaatgatgaatacaacaggtgtagtagacctcacagtgaaatgatgaatacaacaggtgtagtagaccttacagtgaaatgctgaatacaacaggtgtagtagaccttacagtgaaatgctgaatacaacaggtgtagtagaccttacagtgaaatgctgaatacaacaggtgtagtagaccttacagtgaaatgctgaatacaactggtgtagtagaccttacagtgaaatgctgaatacaacaggtgtagtagaccttacagtgaaatgctgaatacaacaggtgtagtagacctcacagtgaaatgctgaatacaacaggtgtagtagaccttacagtgaaatgctgaatacaacaggtgtagtagaccttacagtgaaatgctgaatacaactggtgtagacttcacagtgaaatgctgaatacaacaggttagacctcagagtgaaatgctgacttacaagcccttaaccaacaatgcagttttaagaagaaaaaaagagaagtaaaaaaaagtaagagataagaataacaagtaattaaagagcagcagaaaataacaatagtgagactatatacaggggggcaccggtacagagtcaatgtgctgggggcaccggttagtcaaggtaattgaggtaatatgtacatgtaggttgaattattaaagtgactatgcatagataattaacagagagtagcagcagcataagggggggggtgcaaatagtcttcgttgccatttgattagctgttcagaagtctaatggctcgggggtagaagctgtttagaaccctcttggacctagacttggcgctccagtaccgcttgccatgcggtagtagggAGAACATTTcatgactaaggtggctggattctttgacaatttttagggccttcttctgacacctcctggcatagaggtcctagatggcaggaagcttggcccagtgatgtactgggtcgtatgcactaccctctgtagtgccttgctttcggagtccgagcagttgccataccaggcagtgatgcaatcgatggtgcagctgtataactttttaaggatctgaggacccatgccaaatcttttcagtctcctgagggggaataggttttgtcgagtccatacaacttattatgtgacttgttaaataaatgtctactcctgaacttatttaggtttgccataacaaaggtgttgaatacttattcattttttaatttgtaaaaaaaacaaacatcttaaaacataattccactttgacattatggggtatggtgtgtaggcaggtgacaaaaaaaacatgtcaatttaACAcgttttaatcccactttgacattatggggtacggTGTGTAGGCAGGtgacaaaaaaaacatgtcaatttaACAcgttttaatcccactttgacattatggggtacggTGTGTAGGCAGGtgacaaaaaaaacatgtcaatttaACAcgttttaatcccactttgacattatggggtatggtgtgtaggcaggtgacaaaaaaaacatgtcaatttaACAcgttttaatcccactttgacattatggggtacggTGTGTAGGCAGGTGACAAAAAAAACATCAATTTAAACACGTTTTaattccactttgtaacacaacaaaatgtggaaaaagtcagtgtgcgaatactttctgaagacaataTAGGTCCAAGAATCAAACCTTGTGGAACACCATATGACCTCaacaggggggtgggggggcgtTACTTCTTCGAAAGTGACATcctcatacagtatatactgcaTAGTGTTAACTCTCTGCCCTTCATCCACGCAGTATGGactgaagaagaaggaggagaaggaggcggAAGAGAAGGCAGCCATGGAGCAGGCCTGTGAGGGGTCTCTGACACGCGCCAAGAAGGCCATCCCAGCCGGGTGCGGAGACGAGGACGACGAGGATGAGGAGAGCATTCTGGACACCGTCCTCAAGTTCCTCCCTGGACGTCTGCAGGACATGTTCAAGAAGTAATGaactcatcaacaacaacaacaacaacacatggtTCGGTCCAgccaggggagggggaggggagatctgggactgggggaggggaggggagatctgggactaggggaggggaggggagatctgggactgagggaggggaggggagatctgGGACTGAGCGAGGGGAGATCTGggactgggggaggggaggggagatctgggactgggggaggggaggggagatctggcactgggggaggggagggaagatcTGGGactgagggaggggagggaagatcTGGgactaggggaggggaggggagatctgggactgggggaggggaggggagatctgggacaggggaggggaggggagatctgggacagggggaggggagggaagatcTGGgactaggggaggggaggggaggggagatctgggactgggggaggggagatctgggacaggggaggggaggggagatctgggacagggggaggggagggaagatcTGGgactaggggaggggaggggagatctgggactgggggaggggaggggagatctgggactgggggaggggaggggagatctggcactgggggaggggagggaagatcTGGGACTGAGGGAGGGGAGATCtgggacagggggaggggagggaagatcTGGgactaggggaggggaggggagatctgggactgggggaggggaggggagatctgggacaggggaggggaggggagatctgggacagggggaggggagggaagatcTGGgactaggggaggggaggggagatctgggactgagggaggggaagggagatctgggactgggggaggggagatctgggacagggggaggggagggaagatctgggactgggggaggggagatctgggactgggggaggggagggaagatcTGGGactgagggaggggaggggagatctgggactgagggaggggaggggagatctgggacagggggaggggaggggagatctgggactgggggagaggagaggaggggagatctGGGACTGGAGGAGGGGGGTAGGAGGGCTGGAAGGGTTCTTGCCAAACTGTGTGAGGTGGCTATTCACTGCCTTTACAGAAATATTTGTTGTTTTCTAGACTAGACACAATGTGGTTATATACCGCCCCACAGCTTTTGGTCGGTCTCTCAACCACCGACTAagtgtatatataaaaaacaatTATCCACTTATCTAACATTCCAACATTGGTAGATCGATCCACCGCACCAGGTAGATGCATTTGGATTGGTTGGCCATTGGTATTAACTGGGGTAAGGAGTTTCTGTCCAGCCATGCATTAGAGAGCAGGGTTCAATCCACCGTACCAATGGACACTTCAATGAGCATTTCCTGCTCATGTGGTTGAAAAGCACTGACAACACGTATCTGAAGATGGAGCGCTTTTTTAAAAATTCACTGGCTTTTTCTATTTTTATAATAAGTGAGCTACTGCAACTGTATGGGAAGGGGATATTCTATTCTGGGTCTTTTTGAGATCAGCAGTTTAGTTAGTTTAGACTGTGCCCTCCATAGGACTTCCTCCAACAGGGGAACTGTTAATGAGGGTCTCGTTGAAGTCATTAGACGACGTAATTTAACTTTATAATGTGGTGTTTGTCTTAAAAGGAAGTAAACCGGCCACATTATTGACGTATGTATTTAATGTTAGTCTGGCTCTATGTATAGATCTGGTCCCATACCTTCTTATGATATGAAACACTAAGGTAATCTGGACTATTTGATTTCCCTTTAAAAACCTGACTAATATAAAACATCTCTAATTATCAGCCTGACAGACAAGACTGCATTTTTGTGGGAGAAACCATCTTTACTTACTGTTGCATTATAAACAAAGATCACTGCATCAAAATTATACTCTCAGATTATCCAGAGATTACACACGATTCATATTCAACATTATACACTCAGATTATCCATAGAATACTGTACACACGATTCATATTCAACATTATACACTCAGATTATCCATAGAATACTGTCCACACGATTCATATTCAACATTATACACTCAGATTATCCATAGAATACTGTCCACACGATTCATATTAAACATTATACACTCAGATTATCCATAGAATACTGTACACACGATTCATATTCAACATCATACACTCAGATTATCCATAGAATACTGTACACACGATTCATATTCAACATTATACACTCAGATTATCCATAGAATACACACGATTCATATTCAACATTATGCACTCAGATTATCCAGAGAATACTGTACACACGATTCATATTCAACATTATACACTCAGATTATCCATAGAATACACACGATTCATATTCAACATTATGCACTCAGATTATCCATAGAATACTGTACACATGATTCATATTCAACATCATACACTCAGATTATCCAGAGAATACTGTACACACGATTCATATCCAACATCATACACTCAGATTATCCATAGAATACTGTACACACGATTCATATTCAACATCATACACTCAGATTATCCAGAGATTACACACGATTCATATTCAACATCATACACTCAGATTATCCAGAGATTACACACGATTCATATTCAACATCATACACTCAGATTATCCAGAGAATACACACGATTCATATTCAACATTATACACTCAGATTATCCATAGAATACACACGATTCATATTCAACATCATACACTCAGATTATCCATAGAATACTGTACACACGATTCATATTCAGGgtagagaagaagaaaaacaggCACAGTTCTATAAAAATGATTTAGTCAACATCATATTTAGCAGTTGGTGGTTAATGCCAAAGACAAGGAAATAATCAGAACTGCATTACATTGAAGGAAGCCAATACTGCCTATGTCATTATTTCACTACTCACCTCCCATACCACATGTCTGTTTTACACAAAGTACATGCTTAACTAATCACTGTTTGAATTCATTAATATCAA
Above is a genomic segment from Oncorhynchus kisutch isolate 150728-3 linkage group LG19, Okis_V2, whole genome shotgun sequence containing:
- the LOC109865032 gene encoding complexin-2-like, which translates into the protein MNFVMKQALGGATKDMGKMLGGEEEKDPEVAKKKKEEEEERQEALRQQEEERKDKHRKMEAEREVVRQSIRDKYGLKKKEEKEAEEKAAMEQACEGSLTRAKKAIPAGCGDEDDEDEESILDTVLKFLPGRLQDMFKK